Proteins found in one Brevibacillus brevis genomic segment:
- a CDS encoding YpdA family putative bacillithiol disulfide reductase, translating to MEDVLIVGGGPCGLAAAIACKRAGLDPIIIEKGALVHSIYRYPTYMIFHSTPDLLEIGGVPFATANDKPTRQEALNYYRLVAAREKLRVNVYETVTGAKKTPVGFQITTTDRFAKTHTYEAKNLVIATGYFDNPNRLHVPGEELPKVSSFYKEAHPYTGLAVAVVGGNNSAVDAAMELERAGAEVTVICRRTELSDKVKAWTRPVFESLIKKGRIQMLFGATVESIEERSIKVKTGEEVITLANDHVFSLIGYRPDRTFLHSLGVMIDEETGIPAHHPETMETNIPGLYIAGVIAAGHHANPIFIENGRFHGEGIARHIASHKE from the coding sequence ATGGAAGACGTACTGATTGTAGGCGGTGGGCCTTGTGGACTGGCAGCGGCAATAGCCTGCAAGCGAGCTGGACTTGATCCCATCATTATTGAAAAAGGGGCGCTTGTCCATTCGATTTATCGCTACCCGACCTATATGATTTTTCATAGCACACCTGATTTACTGGAAATCGGAGGTGTGCCTTTTGCAACGGCGAACGACAAGCCGACCAGACAGGAGGCACTCAATTACTATAGATTGGTAGCAGCACGAGAAAAATTGCGCGTGAACGTATATGAAACGGTGACAGGTGCGAAGAAGACGCCAGTTGGCTTTCAAATCACGACCACAGACCGATTCGCCAAAACACATACGTACGAAGCGAAAAACTTGGTGATCGCCACAGGTTACTTTGACAATCCGAATCGACTACATGTACCAGGTGAGGAGTTGCCGAAGGTTTCGTCCTTCTACAAGGAAGCACATCCGTACACTGGGCTTGCAGTAGCGGTAGTAGGGGGAAACAACTCTGCTGTTGACGCGGCAATGGAACTGGAGCGGGCTGGAGCAGAAGTTACGGTGATTTGCCGCCGAACGGAGCTATCTGATAAGGTCAAGGCATGGACAAGACCTGTTTTTGAGAGTCTGATCAAAAAAGGACGCATCCAGATGCTGTTCGGTGCAACAGTCGAGAGCATTGAGGAGCGTTCCATCAAGGTGAAAACAGGGGAGGAAGTCATTACGCTTGCCAATGACCATGTGTTTTCTTTGATTGGATACCGTCCGGATCGTACCTTCCTTCATTCGTTAGGGGTTATGATTGACGAGGAAACGGGAATTCCAGCGCATCATCCAGAGACAATGGAGACGAACATCCCAGGACTCTATATAGCGGGAGTCATTGCGGCGGGCCATCACGCGAACCCCATTTTTATTGAAAATGGAAGGTTTCATGGTGAAGGAATCGCCCGCCACATTGCCTCTCATAAGGAGTAG
- a CDS encoding histidine triad nucleotide-binding protein, with product MDCLFCKIVNGDIPSKKVYEDEHVLAFHDINPVAPVHVLMIPKKHIQSVLAIEPEDKELIGHLHLSLQKVAETMGVNEDGFRIVTNIGKHGQQTVFHLHYHLIGGRQLEWQF from the coding sequence ATGGACTGCCTATTTTGCAAAATTGTAAACGGAGACATTCCATCTAAAAAAGTGTATGAGGACGAGCATGTATTGGCATTTCATGACATTAATCCTGTTGCCCCTGTTCATGTCCTGATGATTCCGAAAAAGCATATTCAATCCGTTCTGGCTATCGAGCCTGAGGACAAGGAGCTGATCGGTCACCTCCATCTATCCCTGCAAAAAGTGGCAGAAACAATGGGCGTGAACGAGGATGGCTTCCGAATCGTAACCAACATTGGCAAGCATGGACAACAAACTGTCTTCCATCTGCACTACCACCTCATCGGAGGCAGACAATTGGAGTGGCAGTTCTAA
- a CDS encoding acyl-CoA thioesterase/bile acid-CoA:amino acid N-acyltransferase family protein yields the protein MMLPQIEVTPATALIDVPVHITLSGFIPNQLITLHATLKNGLPGGDLTASSHAIFQADENGSVDLVSQAPLFGTYEGIDPMGLFWSMNVQTMRFYHAYSLDDFQFTPRSTEIELTAEVYDKPVAKAVVKRIFVSRDVSIQKVTDNGLVGLYFSKPHTEQRPAIVVLGGSEGGIGSCSQFAALFASHDYPALALAYFQCNDLPDDIRQIPIEYVQRAIHWLQQQPSVHPEKITLFGRSKGAELALVTASLDQHVHAVIASSPSSTVTIGTDKAFAGSDTFSPQSSWSFQGEPLPFVPWTEEQTKVSQERLDAGQRIDHIHAEAWAACEWLEDTEIPVEKINGPILFLSSDDDHWWPAAEHCEQMVERLKDHQFAHSVVHLRYADTGHGIRFPYIPTTRTQLNGGTPKNNAYASEHSWRGVLQFLEQTFPE from the coding sequence ATGATGCTTCCACAAATTGAAGTTACGCCTGCGACAGCCTTAATAGATGTTCCTGTCCATATCACCCTTAGCGGGTTTATCCCCAATCAATTAATCACCCTTCATGCCACTCTGAAAAATGGGTTGCCTGGAGGAGATTTGACTGCATCATCACATGCTATATTCCAAGCAGACGAAAATGGCTCGGTGGATTTGGTTTCCCAAGCTCCTTTATTTGGTACTTATGAGGGAATTGATCCGATGGGGCTTTTCTGGTCGATGAATGTCCAAACCATGCGCTTTTATCATGCCTATTCTCTGGACGACTTTCAGTTCACCCCACGCTCCACTGAGATTGAATTAACGGCAGAAGTCTACGATAAACCCGTAGCGAAAGCCGTTGTGAAACGTATTTTTGTCTCTCGTGACGTATCGATTCAGAAAGTGACAGACAACGGGCTAGTCGGTCTGTATTTCTCAAAACCTCACACGGAGCAAAGACCCGCCATTGTCGTACTTGGTGGAAGCGAAGGTGGAATCGGTTCCTGTTCACAATTCGCAGCTTTGTTCGCCTCTCACGACTATCCGGCGCTAGCACTTGCTTACTTCCAATGCAATGATCTTCCTGACGATATCCGCCAAATCCCAATCGAATATGTTCAACGCGCCATTCATTGGCTACAGCAGCAGCCCTCCGTACACCCTGAGAAAATCACGTTATTCGGACGCTCCAAAGGAGCAGAATTGGCATTAGTCACAGCATCGCTCGATCAACACGTACATGCTGTCATTGCTTCGAGCCCCAGCTCTACCGTTACGATCGGTACAGATAAAGCATTCGCTGGATCAGACACGTTCTCCCCGCAATCCTCTTGGTCGTTTCAAGGAGAACCTCTTCCATTCGTGCCATGGACAGAGGAGCAGACAAAGGTCTCGCAGGAGCGGCTCGACGCAGGTCAACGCATCGATCACATCCATGCTGAAGCATGGGCTGCTTGTGAGTGGTTAGAGGATACCGAAATTCCGGTTGAAAAAATCAATGGTCCGATCCTCTTCCTCTCCTCGGATGACGATCACTGGTGGCCAGCAGCAGAGCATTGCGAGCAAATGGTTGAGCGGTTAAAGGACCATCAGTTTGCTCATTCGGTAGTGCATTTGCGTTACGCGGATACAGGACACGGGATCCGCTTTCCTTACATACCGACGACCCGTACACAGCTCAATGGTGGTACGCCCAAAAACAACGCCTACGCATCTGAGCACTCTTGGCGTGGGGTTCTTCAGTTTTTGGAACAGACTTTTCCAGAGTAA
- a CDS encoding Rrf2 family transcriptional regulator — MKISSRFSIAVHILSLLSIDSNSHCTSEWIAGSVNTNPVVIRRVLGLLKKAGLVNVRAGAGGASLAKELDQITLLEIYRAVDVVEEGQLFHIHEQPNPDCPVGANIQFVLELILTRAQNAMEDILGGVKMSELVDNLRQKITEKAQ; from the coding sequence ATGAAAATCAGCAGCCGGTTCTCTATTGCGGTTCACATCTTATCACTGCTTTCCATTGATTCTAATTCGCATTGCACTTCCGAATGGATCGCAGGTAGTGTGAATACGAATCCGGTCGTGATCCGACGTGTGCTGGGGCTGTTGAAGAAGGCTGGGCTCGTGAACGTACGTGCCGGAGCTGGCGGCGCGTCTCTCGCCAAGGAATTGGATCAAATCACGCTTCTTGAGATTTACCGTGCAGTCGATGTCGTGGAGGAAGGGCAACTTTTTCACATCCATGAGCAACCGAACCCCGATTGTCCAGTGGGAGCGAATATACAGTTTGTGCTGGAGTTGATTTTGACCCGTGCGCAGAATGCCATGGAGGATATTTTGGGCGGAGTGAAAATGTCCGAGCTCGTAGATAACCTGCGTCAAAAAATAACCGAAAAAGCGCAGTAA
- a CDS encoding bifunctional transcriptional activator/DNA repair enzyme AdaA, with protein MITAEMKSEYYQALLDKNSEYEGVFFVGVKTTGVFCRPTCPARKPKFVNCEFFDHAKQALLASFRPCQRCRPLSHPNHVSELVRLLVNAVEENPEQRWTEKDFQRLSVDAATARRQFKKRFGMTFVEYARARRMGIALKEIREGKAIIDAQLSTGYESSSGFRDAFSRIMGAAPTLLGDHHILKASWLDTRLGPMIAIADEEALYLLEFIDRRGLEREVERLRQRTKSAIIPGSTAPIRSIERELEEYFDGKLTQFATPLFLCGSPFQRMVWEQLQSIPPGQTSSYSEVAAAIGKPSAFRAVAQANGANQLAIVIPCHRVINSNGDLGGYGGGLSRKRWLLHHEKETSRPI; from the coding sequence ATGATAACGGCCGAGATGAAGTCCGAGTATTATCAGGCGTTACTGGATAAAAATTCTGAATATGAAGGTGTCTTTTTTGTTGGAGTCAAGACAACTGGCGTATTCTGTCGCCCGACATGTCCAGCAAGAAAACCTAAGTTTGTTAATTGTGAGTTTTTTGATCATGCCAAACAAGCACTCCTGGCTTCGTTCCGGCCCTGCCAACGCTGCCGTCCACTTTCACATCCCAATCATGTCTCAGAGCTCGTGCGTCTGCTAGTAAACGCTGTAGAAGAGAACCCCGAGCAGCGCTGGACGGAAAAAGACTTTCAAAGATTATCCGTGGACGCTGCAACAGCGCGACGCCAATTCAAAAAACGTTTTGGCATGACGTTCGTCGAGTATGCAAGGGCGCGGCGTATGGGGATTGCACTAAAAGAAATCAGAGAAGGAAAAGCCATCATTGATGCCCAACTATCCACCGGTTACGAGTCCAGCAGTGGTTTTCGAGACGCATTTTCACGAATCATGGGGGCAGCCCCTACTCTTCTCGGAGATCATCATATCTTAAAGGCATCATGGCTGGATACGCGACTCGGTCCCATGATAGCAATCGCGGATGAAGAAGCGCTGTATTTACTTGAATTCATTGATCGCCGCGGCTTGGAACGAGAAGTTGAACGTCTTAGACAAAGAACGAAGTCAGCGATTATCCCTGGTTCCACAGCGCCAATCCGTTCCATTGAACGTGAGTTAGAGGAGTATTTTGACGGAAAGCTCACACAATTTGCAACGCCTTTGTTTTTGTGCGGATCGCCTTTTCAAAGGATGGTCTGGGAGCAGTTACAATCGATCCCCCCCGGTCAAACTTCATCCTATTCTGAGGTTGCAGCAGCTATTGGGAAACCAAGTGCCTTTCGTGCTGTCGCGCAAGCAAATGGCGCGAATCAGTTAGCGATTGTCATTCCTTGTCACCGGGTCATCAACTCCAATGGTGATTTGGGAGGTTACGGAGGAGGACTTTCGCGCAAACGCTGGCTGCTTCATCATGAAAAAGAAACATCCCGCCCCATTTGA
- a CDS encoding response regulator gives MRQHYRVIIIDDDPITRMDLVEMLQEQGYNVVAEGKNGKEAVRLTQMWNPHLIIMDVKMPIMDGLTATGIIREHSDAAILLLTAYSQKDMVMQAKAKGICAYLVKPVMEEELLPAVEFVLVGKQ, from the coding sequence TTGCGTCAGCATTATCGAGTCATCATCATAGACGACGACCCCATAACACGTATGGACCTGGTCGAGATGTTGCAAGAGCAGGGATATAACGTCGTAGCTGAAGGAAAAAACGGCAAAGAGGCCGTTCGATTGACGCAAATGTGGAACCCGCATCTCATTATTATGGATGTGAAAATGCCAATTATGGACGGTTTGACAGCGACTGGGATTATCCGAGAGCATTCGGACGCGGCTATCCTTCTCTTGACTGCTTACAGTCAAAAGGACATGGTCATGCAAGCCAAAGCAAAAGGGATATGTGCCTATCTGGTCAAACCCGTCATGGAGGAAGAACTGCTACCGGCAGTGGAGTTCGTGCTTGTGGGTAAACAATGA
- a CDS encoding ethanolamine ammonia-lyase subunit EutB, translating into MKLACVVRKQHYQFTSVRDVLAKASEEKSGDHMSKLAANSALERMAAKVVLSEMQLRDIYENPVIPYEKDEVTRIIYDDINLSIYDEIKNWTVGELREYILSFSTGMPELTRISRGLTSEMISATAKLMSSIDLVMASQKMKHQAYCNTLIGEPGRLAFRCQPNHPIDDPDGILASMKEGLSYGSGDAVIGINPNNDSVESVTKLLKMTHDFMQKWEIPTQNCVLAHITTQMQALRGGAPISLMFQSLAGSQRANDAFGVNKEILDEAMDLMLRKGTASGPNVMYFETGQGSEVSLDSHEGVDMQTLEARTYGFCRHWKPFMVNNVSGFIGPETLYDGRQMIRADLEDLFMGKLHGLPMGIAPTYTNHMYADQNDQEIAGMLTTLAGANFYMGVPGGDDVMLSYQDTSYHDDASYRELLGLRPLREFEKWMEKMGLMENGRLTERAGDLTIFD; encoded by the coding sequence ATGAAATTGGCTTGCGTTGTACGTAAACAGCATTACCAGTTTACTTCGGTTCGTGATGTATTGGCAAAAGCCAGTGAAGAAAAGTCTGGCGATCACATGAGTAAACTAGCAGCCAATTCCGCACTGGAGCGGATGGCGGCCAAAGTCGTATTAAGTGAAATGCAACTGCGAGATATATATGAAAATCCCGTCATTCCGTACGAAAAAGACGAAGTGACGCGGATCATTTATGATGATATCAATCTCTCCATTTACGATGAGATCAAAAATTGGACAGTAGGGGAGCTGCGGGAGTACATCTTGTCGTTTTCCACAGGAATGCCTGAGCTGACACGAATTAGTCGTGGGCTGACCAGCGAGATGATTTCCGCTACGGCGAAGCTGATGTCCAGTATTGACCTGGTTATGGCTTCACAAAAAATGAAGCATCAAGCCTACTGCAACACACTCATTGGCGAGCCGGGAAGACTGGCGTTCCGCTGCCAGCCGAATCACCCAATCGATGATCCCGATGGCATTTTGGCTTCGATGAAGGAAGGCTTGTCCTATGGATCAGGCGACGCTGTCATTGGAATTAACCCCAATAATGATTCCGTTGAAAGCGTTACCAAGCTCTTGAAAATGACACATGATTTCATGCAAAAGTGGGAAATTCCTACGCAAAACTGCGTACTGGCTCACATCACGACTCAGATGCAGGCTCTTCGCGGCGGAGCGCCCATTTCTCTGATGTTCCAAAGTCTGGCAGGCTCACAACGAGCGAATGATGCGTTTGGCGTAAACAAGGAGATTTTGGATGAGGCAATGGATTTGATGCTCCGAAAAGGCACAGCTTCGGGACCAAACGTCATGTATTTTGAGACAGGGCAAGGCTCCGAAGTGTCGCTGGACTCCCATGAAGGTGTCGATATGCAGACGCTGGAAGCGCGTACGTACGGTTTTTGCCGTCACTGGAAGCCGTTTATGGTCAATAACGTTTCTGGCTTTATTGGACCAGAAACACTCTATGATGGCAGACAGATGATTCGTGCCGATCTGGAGGACTTGTTCATGGGCAAGCTGCATGGTTTGCCGATGGGAATCGCTCCGACTTATACGAACCACATGTACGCGGATCAGAATGACCAGGAGATTGCAGGGATGCTGACGACCTTGGCAGGGGCGAATTTTTATATGGGCGTACCAGGTGGGGACGATGTCATGCTCAGTTACCAGGACACGAGCTATCACGATGACGCCAGCTACCGTGAGCTCTTGGGACTGCGACCTCTCCGGGAATTTGAGAAATGGATGGAAAAAATGGGCCTTATGGAAAATGGTCGTTTGACAGAGCGCGCAGGCGATTTAACCATTTTTGACTAA
- the eutC gene encoding ethanolamine ammonia-lyase subunit EutC produces MKQINMEDLVQRVIDELSKKGQGVIHFPEQKQCGVKNPNNPEALELAMKRTPARIGIGRAGTRMKTGSYLQFRIDQAAARDAVMKTISPELIKSLQLPVLHSRATSMEEYLMNLDSGRMLSDESARWLEQNGDKNKDVQIVISDGLSTSACEATIPDLLPALMQGLSMRNISVGKPVFIHKGRVWIQDQVASIVNCKVVISLIGERPGLATAESLSAYMIYKPDANTVESDRTVISNIHKGGTLPIEAGAYLAELLEEILKYQASGVKLSQLRAING; encoded by the coding sequence ATGAAACAGATCAATATGGAAGACTTGGTCCAGCGCGTAATCGATGAGCTGTCCAAAAAAGGCCAAGGAGTTATTCATTTTCCAGAGCAAAAGCAATGCGGAGTCAAGAACCCAAACAATCCAGAAGCATTGGAGCTAGCGATGAAACGAACGCCGGCTCGCATCGGAATCGGGCGTGCGGGTACCCGAATGAAGACGGGAAGCTACCTCCAATTTCGGATTGATCAAGCCGCAGCACGCGATGCGGTCATGAAAACGATCAGTCCAGAGCTGATCAAGAGTCTGCAGCTACCTGTCCTCCATTCAAGAGCGACGAGCATGGAAGAGTATTTAATGAACCTCGACTCCGGACGGATGCTATCGGATGAGTCCGCTCGCTGGCTGGAGCAGAATGGGGATAAAAATAAAGATGTGCAAATCGTCATTTCGGACGGACTGAGCACGTCTGCATGTGAGGCGACCATTCCAGATCTCTTGCCTGCATTGATGCAGGGGCTGTCCATGCGAAACATCAGCGTTGGGAAACCAGTGTTTATTCACAAGGGTCGCGTTTGGATTCAGGACCAGGTCGCGTCCATCGTCAATTGCAAGGTCGTCATTTCCTTGATCGGGGAGCGACCGGGGCTTGCGACGGCAGAAAGTCTCAGTGCTTACATGATTTACAAACCGGATGCCAATACGGTAGAATCGGATCGTACGGTTATTTCTAATATTCATAAGGGTGGCACGCTTCCGATTGAGGCAGGTGCTTACCTTGCAGAGCTTTTGGAGGAAATTTTGAAGTACCAGGCGAGTGGAGTAAAATTATCACAGCTTCGGGCGATTAACGGGTAG
- a CDS encoding helix-turn-helix transcriptional regulator: protein MKVERLLAIVIMLLNKRRVSARELSDHFEVSLRTVYRDLETINAAGIPIVAYPGASGGYEIMENFTIDRQYLSLDELVAVIAALKGVHSSTDDKQIGQLLEKIKALLTTAPSSLQGSAHPVVYDFNPWGSTPAIAEKVNKLREAIEKRHRVRITYTKMQGDATERIIEPVTLIIKGYVWYVYGYCLQRQEDRLFRLSRIADMSVLTEEFSPRPYQIDKLEWLESWDTAERISLVLEFAPRVHVRVRDMFGPETIETMQDGSLLVRTMMTDDEWLNGMLLSFGDALCVHEPAYVRQRIGDTVKRMTKLYE from the coding sequence ATGAAGGTAGAACGGCTACTCGCTATTGTCATCATGCTGTTGAATAAGCGTCGTGTGAGCGCTCGTGAACTATCCGACCACTTTGAAGTATCCTTGCGTACAGTCTATCGGGATTTGGAAACCATTAATGCAGCCGGCATTCCGATCGTCGCGTACCCTGGGGCAAGCGGCGGATACGAGATCATGGAGAATTTTACAATTGATCGACAATACTTATCCTTGGACGAGCTAGTCGCGGTTATTGCTGCGCTAAAAGGGGTTCATTCCTCTACAGACGACAAGCAAATTGGACAGCTTCTGGAAAAAATAAAAGCATTGCTCACCACTGCACCATCCTCACTGCAAGGAAGTGCACATCCCGTTGTTTATGACTTTAATCCATGGGGTAGTACACCTGCGATTGCCGAAAAAGTAAACAAGCTGCGGGAAGCCATCGAGAAGAGACATCGTGTGCGAATCACTTATACGAAAATGCAAGGCGATGCGACAGAGCGCATCATTGAGCCTGTCACACTGATTATCAAAGGCTATGTGTGGTATGTGTATGGCTATTGTTTACAGCGGCAGGAGGATCGTCTGTTTCGCTTGTCACGGATTGCAGACATGTCCGTGCTGACAGAGGAGTTTTCCCCGCGCCCGTATCAAATAGACAAACTGGAATGGCTCGAATCATGGGATACGGCAGAGCGTATTTCTCTTGTCCTTGAATTTGCTCCGCGTGTGCATGTAAGGGTACGAGATATGTTTGGGCCAGAAACGATAGAGACCATGCAGGATGGCTCCTTGCTCGTACGGACGATGATGACAGACGATGAATGGTTAAATGGTATGCTGCTTAGCTTTGGCGATGCCTTGTGTGTACATGAACCTGCGTATGTTAGACAGAGAATTGGGGACACGGTAAAAAGAATGACGAAACTTTATGAATAA
- a CDS encoding GyrI-like domain-containing protein, with amino-acid sequence MMNPTIVKLDEMRVAGLQIRTTNEAECGPNAKIGGLWQRYYQEEHPFKTPHQKEPGVVLGVYSDYDSDETGEYSLLVGTVVETNGELPAELTVKTLPASTYAVFTTRVGPMVEVVMEAWAKVWEWSHQPGNKRTFTGDFERYDGVRCADANNAQVDLYIAIAEE; translated from the coding sequence ATGATGAACCCAACGATTGTCAAACTGGATGAAATGCGTGTAGCAGGCTTGCAAATTCGGACAACCAATGAGGCGGAGTGCGGACCGAATGCGAAAATTGGGGGACTATGGCAGCGCTATTATCAAGAAGAGCATCCCTTCAAAACTCCCCATCAAAAAGAGCCGGGTGTTGTTCTGGGGGTGTACTCCGATTACGACAGTGACGAGACCGGTGAGTACTCCTTGTTAGTAGGAACCGTTGTAGAAACAAACGGTGAGCTTCCTGCTGAGCTTACAGTCAAGACCCTGCCGGCTTCTACTTACGCTGTATTTACGACTCGCGTAGGACCGATGGTAGAGGTTGTGATGGAGGCCTGGGCGAAGGTGTGGGAGTGGTCCCATCAACCGGGGAACAAGCGAACATTTACCGGAGATTTCGAACGATATGACGGAGTGCGCTGCGCTGATGCCAACAACGCACAAGTGGATTTGTACATCGCGATCGCAGAAGAATAA
- a CDS encoding TVP38/TMEM64 family protein yields MDWITNIEALAEWIRSLGMLGIVGSILLNIVISVAGVLPSIFLSGANAVVFGLYGGFLISLTGEVVGACIAFFLYRYTIKKADRNEKLKSFKWVHTINGTTSFRKCLAIVLLRINPLMPSGVINLGAAMTNITFVQFLVATLLGKVPSMVFETFVGHDLITFGENKFRLLFSLLAGALVFLLFWKKGKDQTQEE; encoded by the coding sequence ATGGATTGGATAACCAATATAGAAGCCCTGGCAGAGTGGATTCGCTCTTTGGGGATGCTGGGGATTGTCGGTAGTATTTTATTGAACATCGTGATCAGTGTGGCGGGTGTATTGCCGTCCATTTTTTTATCGGGTGCGAACGCAGTCGTGTTCGGCTTGTACGGAGGGTTCTTGATTTCCTTAACGGGAGAGGTGGTTGGGGCTTGCATAGCCTTCTTTCTTTACCGCTACACGATCAAAAAAGCAGATCGAAACGAAAAGCTAAAATCATTCAAATGGGTACATACCATCAATGGAACGACGAGTTTTCGCAAGTGCCTTGCCATCGTTTTGCTCAGGATAAATCCGCTGATGCCTTCAGGTGTAATCAATTTAGGCGCGGCTATGACGAATATCACCTTCGTGCAATTTTTGGTGGCGACCTTGCTAGGAAAAGTGCCGTCGATGGTTTTTGAAACATTCGTCGGTCATGATCTGATTACTTTTGGTGAAAACAAGTTTCGCTTGCTCTTTTCCTTGCTGGCAGGCGCTCTCGTCTTTTTACTTTTCTGGAAAAAAGGAAAGGATCAAACACAAGAGGAGTAG
- a CDS encoding response regulator transcription factor encodes MSTILLVDDEPQILEILSSYLQKEGYHVLTAQTGKEAVEMATTISLTCIILDLMLPDLSGEEVCVQIRKESRVPILMLTAKSGEADRIRGLTIGADDYLIKPFSPRELVARVRAVMRRAGDYSTLSDFVEVGDLTISMNEKRVTRKGVALEVTPNEYRLLTTLVRYPGRTWGREELVREVMGFDFDGYDRTIDTHIKNLRQKIEADPKQPEYIKTVYGLGYRFDDPMKK; translated from the coding sequence ATGTCTACCATTTTGCTAGTCGATGATGAGCCGCAAATCTTAGAAATATTGTCCTCCTATTTGCAAAAGGAAGGATATCATGTCCTGACCGCCCAAACAGGCAAGGAAGCAGTCGAAATGGCCACGACGATTTCATTGACCTGTATCATTTTGGATCTGATGCTTCCTGATTTGAGTGGGGAAGAAGTCTGCGTCCAAATTCGCAAAGAGTCGCGTGTCCCGATTTTGATGCTAACAGCGAAAAGTGGAGAGGCGGATCGGATTCGCGGGCTTACGATTGGCGCTGATGACTATTTAATCAAGCCTTTTAGCCCGAGAGAACTTGTAGCCCGTGTTCGAGCCGTTATGCGTCGTGCGGGCGATTATTCAACACTCTCCGATTTCGTTGAAGTGGGCGACTTGACCATATCAATGAATGAGAAGAGAGTCACGAGAAAGGGAGTCGCTTTGGAGGTTACGCCAAATGAATACCGCTTGCTCACAACGCTTGTCCGTTATCCGGGGAGGACGTGGGGCAGGGAGGAACTCGTGCGTGAGGTCATGGGCTTTGATTTCGATGGATACGATCGAACCATTGATACGCATATCAAAAATCTTCGCCAAAAGATAGAGGCAGACCCGAAGCAACCGGAGTATATCAAGACGGTGTATGGATTGGGCTATCGCTTTGACGATCCCATGAAGAAGTGA